From Micromonospora sp. NBC_01699, a single genomic window includes:
- a CDS encoding ABC transporter substrate-binding protein — protein sequence MRVRKPLIAVAALALASTVAACGPSEPSKTADGGSDATLTIATTTDVVNFNPLVGNSRTDNWITSLMYPRLLTIDANGAKQPYLAKTFGYTNPTTGYYELRDDMKWSDGKPVTASDVAYTINAILKDKPAGNTTYGQLVNVDSASAPSPTRVELKLKNPDSTVVSEAGFWMNVVPQHVFEPAGSVAKFPNNSNWVSAGPYKLTSFAKGQNYTLERVTPYPFAPNGTPTVAKIVYRVYPDVNTEILALKNGDVDLIANALPPAQVKNLQAASGIKVEEVPGLGYAHMTYNMKRKPLDNVKVRQALAHAVDYNAIRTVVLQGQAVTTGSSPIPPVLKEFVDPSLQEYNFDPNLSKQLLAEAGYGPGKTLSLSMIYSLQDAVTSQWATIVKDDAAKAGITINLQGMDRNTYLAKTAAGEYDIYAGNFAIMDDPTTNMALTYLPGGAINYSLVDDPALNELITKAQASTDKAEQRSLAQQAAKIVHANVYDNVMYMQNLYFAHSDKWSGFVIKPSELLSVVDPQSLANVTKS from the coding sequence ATGCGTGTTCGTAAACCCCTCATCGCGGTCGCCGCCCTCGCGCTGGCGTCCACGGTCGCCGCCTGCGGGCCGTCCGAACCGTCGAAGACGGCCGACGGCGGCAGCGATGCGACACTGACGATCGCCACCACCACCGACGTGGTCAACTTCAACCCGCTGGTCGGCAACAGCCGTACCGACAACTGGATCACCAGCCTGATGTACCCGCGGCTGCTGACCATCGACGCCAACGGCGCCAAGCAGCCCTACCTGGCCAAGACGTTCGGCTACACCAACCCGACCACCGGCTACTACGAGCTGCGCGACGACATGAAATGGAGCGACGGCAAGCCCGTCACCGCCAGTGACGTCGCGTACACGATCAATGCGATCCTCAAGGACAAGCCGGCCGGCAACACCACCTACGGCCAGTTGGTCAACGTCGACTCCGCCTCGGCGCCGTCGCCGACCCGGGTCGAACTGAAGCTCAAGAACCCGGACTCGACAGTGGTCAGCGAGGCCGGATTCTGGATGAACGTGGTCCCGCAGCACGTCTTCGAGCCGGCCGGCAGCGTGGCCAAGTTCCCCAACAACAGCAACTGGGTCAGCGCCGGACCGTACAAGCTGACCAGCTTCGCCAAGGGGCAGAACTACACCCTGGAGCGGGTCACCCCGTACCCGTTCGCGCCCAACGGCACGCCGACCGTGGCGAAGATCGTCTACCGGGTCTACCCGGACGTCAACACCGAGATACTCGCGCTGAAGAACGGCGACGTGGACCTGATCGCCAACGCCCTGCCGCCGGCCCAGGTGAAGAACCTCCAGGCCGCCAGCGGGATCAAGGTCGAGGAGGTTCCGGGCCTCGGCTACGCGCACATGACGTACAACATGAAGCGCAAGCCGCTGGACAACGTCAAGGTCCGCCAGGCGCTCGCCCACGCGGTCGACTACAACGCGATCCGTACGGTCGTGCTCCAGGGCCAGGCGGTCACCACCGGTTCCAGCCCGATCCCGCCGGTGCTCAAGGAGTTCGTCGACCCGTCGCTCCAGGAGTACAACTTCGACCCCAACCTGTCGAAGCAACTGCTCGCCGAGGCCGGTTACGGACCCGGCAAGACGCTCTCGCTGTCGATGATCTACTCCCTACAGGACGCGGTCACCTCGCAGTGGGCGACCATCGTCAAGGACGACGCGGCCAAGGCCGGCATCACGATCAACCTCCAGGGCATGGACCGCAACACGTACCTGGCCAAGACGGCCGCCGGAGAGTACGACATCTACGCCGGCAACTTCGCCATCATGGACGACCCGACCACCAACATGGCCCTGACCTACCTGCCCGGCGGTGCGATCAACTACTCGCTGGTCGACGACCCGGCGTTGAACGAACTGATCACCAAGGCGCAGGCGAGCACGGACAAGGCCGAGCAGCGCTCGCTTGCCCAGCAGGCGGCCAAGATCGTCCACGCCAACGTGTACGACAACGTGATGTACATGCAGAACCTCTACTTCGCCCACAGCGACAAGTGGAGTGGTTTCGTGATCAAGCCCAGTGAGCTGCTCTCCGTGGTGGATCCGCAGTCCCTGGCCAACGTGACGAAGAGCTGA
- a CDS encoding ABC transporter ATP-binding protein produces MPPSSGDLVLDARDLHKTFATGRSGLRRSRVSAVDGVSLRLHAGESLGIVGESGCGKSTLARMLVGLERPDSGSIEIHGRDVTRVRGQDRRLLRRQVQMVFQDPYTSLDPRMSVLELIGEPLVVHKQVSSAAARRDRVAELLGLVNLAPELMHRYPHQFSGGQRQRIGIARALALEPEVLVCDEPVSALDMSVQAQVVNLLRDLQRRMNIALLFIAHDLSVVRHVADRTAVMYLGRLAEIGDTTTVYDDPAHPYTRALLSAAPVVDRDRRKLGDRIMLIGDPPSPANPPSGCRFHTRCRFAQDRCAAEQPVARRLEDASDRTVACHFAEEAQATGASATPVG; encoded by the coding sequence ATGCCGCCGTCCTCGGGTGACCTGGTGCTCGACGCCCGGGACCTGCACAAGACGTTCGCCACCGGCCGGTCCGGCCTACGCCGCTCGCGGGTCAGCGCCGTCGACGGGGTGAGCCTGCGGCTGCACGCCGGCGAGTCGCTCGGCATCGTCGGCGAATCGGGCTGCGGCAAGTCGACGCTGGCCCGAATGCTGGTCGGACTGGAACGGCCCGACTCCGGCAGCATCGAGATCCACGGGCGGGACGTCACCCGGGTCCGGGGACAGGACCGGCGGCTGCTGCGCCGGCAGGTGCAGATGGTCTTCCAGGACCCGTACACCTCGCTGGACCCGAGGATGAGCGTGCTCGAACTGATCGGCGAGCCGCTGGTCGTACACAAGCAGGTGTCCAGCGCCGCGGCCCGGCGCGACCGGGTCGCCGAACTGCTCGGCCTGGTCAACCTCGCCCCCGAGCTGATGCACCGCTACCCGCACCAGTTCTCCGGCGGACAGCGCCAGCGCATCGGCATCGCCCGCGCGCTCGCCCTGGAGCCCGAGGTGCTGGTCTGCGACGAGCCGGTCTCCGCACTCGACATGTCGGTCCAGGCGCAGGTGGTCAACCTGCTGCGCGACCTGCAACGACGGATGAACATCGCGCTGCTGTTCATCGCGCACGACCTCTCGGTGGTCCGGCACGTGGCCGACCGGACCGCGGTCATGTACCTCGGTCGGCTCGCCGAAATCGGCGACACCACCACCGTGTACGACGACCCGGCCCACCCGTACACCCGGGCGCTGCTGTCGGCGGCCCCGGTGGTCGACCGCGACCGGCGGAAACTCGGTGACCGGATCATGCTCATCGGCGACCCGCCGAGCCCGGCCAACCCGCCGAGCGGCTGCCGGTTCCACACCCGCTGTCGCTTCGCCCAGGACCGCTGCGCCGCCGAACAGCCGGTCGCGCGCCGGCTGGAGGACGCCTCGGACCGGACGGTGGCCTGCCACTTCGCCGAGGAAGCCCAGGCCACGGGGGCGTCCGCGACCCCGGTCGGCTGA
- a CDS encoding glycosyltransferase family 39 protein — MNGSETLPTTAVPAVPEAAPTPDGQPTPATAPTGSPAWVRPALGALLLATALLYLYGLGDSGWANSFYSAAAQAGSASWKALFYGSSDAANSITVDKPPAALWLMALSVRVFGLNPWAILVPQALAGVASVGVLFATVRRWYGPAAGLLAGTVLAVTPVATLMFRFNNPDALLVLLLVLGAYATVRAVETAGTRWIVLAGVLVGFGFLTKMLQAFLVVPVFAVVYLVAAPTGVPRRIRQLLLAGLGLVVAAGWWVAIVQLVPASARPYVGGSQGNSILELTLGYNGLGRITGEQPGSVGGGGGGPGGNGGGWGDSGWLRLFGADLAGQIGWLLPAALILLVVGLVVAGRAPRTDRGRAGFLLWGGWLLVTGVTFSLMQGIFHAYYSVALAPAVAALVGMGATVLWRLRRHRAALPVLAGVLAVTAGWSWVLLGRSAQWQSWLRPTVLIAGLVAAVLLALLGWLTARVAGSPGSRWAAGAVLALGVLAALAGPVGYSIDTAATAHAGAIPSAGPAAGGAGFGGRGGPGGGRMPGGAGGPFAGGGNQGAFPGAGGPAGGNQGAFPGGGNRGGAVPGGGTRGGAPGATVPRGAAGGPGGGMGGLLDARTPSAEMVALLKQDRDRYTWVAATIGSNNAAGYQLATGDPVMAIGGFNGSDPSPTLARFQEYVRAGKIHYYLGGQGFRANGGSQAAQEIATWVTGNFTASTVDGTTVYDLSTGREG; from the coding sequence ATGAACGGATCAGAGACTCTGCCGACGACCGCGGTGCCCGCCGTACCCGAAGCCGCGCCGACCCCCGACGGGCAGCCCACCCCCGCGACCGCGCCGACCGGCTCCCCGGCCTGGGTCCGGCCGGCGCTGGGCGCGCTGCTGCTCGCGACGGCGCTGCTCTACCTGTACGGCCTCGGCGACTCCGGCTGGGCCAACTCGTTCTACTCGGCCGCCGCCCAGGCCGGCTCGGCGAGTTGGAAGGCGCTGTTCTACGGCTCCTCCGACGCGGCGAACTCGATCACCGTCGACAAACCACCGGCGGCACTGTGGCTGATGGCCCTGTCGGTACGCGTCTTCGGCCTGAACCCGTGGGCGATCCTCGTCCCGCAGGCGCTGGCCGGGGTCGCCTCGGTCGGCGTGCTCTTCGCGACCGTCCGCCGCTGGTACGGTCCGGCCGCCGGCCTGCTCGCCGGCACGGTCCTCGCGGTCACCCCGGTCGCCACCCTGATGTTCCGGTTCAACAACCCCGACGCCCTGCTGGTCCTGCTCCTGGTCCTCGGCGCGTACGCGACCGTCCGGGCGGTGGAGACGGCCGGCACCCGGTGGATCGTGCTGGCCGGGGTGCTGGTCGGCTTCGGCTTCCTGACCAAGATGTTGCAGGCGTTCCTGGTCGTGCCGGTGTTCGCCGTCGTGTACCTGGTCGCCGCGCCGACCGGGGTGCCGCGCCGGATCCGGCAACTCCTGCTGGCCGGGCTCGGCCTGGTGGTGGCCGCCGGATGGTGGGTGGCGATCGTCCAACTCGTGCCGGCGAGCGCCCGCCCGTACGTCGGCGGATCGCAGGGCAACAGCATCCTGGAGCTGACCCTCGGCTACAACGGGCTGGGTCGGATCACCGGTGAACAGCCCGGCAGCGTCGGCGGCGGTGGTGGTGGGCCGGGTGGCAACGGCGGTGGTTGGGGCGACAGCGGATGGCTGCGGCTGTTCGGCGCCGACCTGGCTGGACAGATCGGCTGGCTACTGCCGGCCGCGCTGATCCTGCTCGTGGTCGGGCTGGTGGTCGCCGGCCGGGCGCCGCGTACCGACCGGGGACGGGCCGGGTTCCTGCTCTGGGGCGGCTGGCTGCTGGTCACCGGGGTCACCTTCAGCCTGATGCAGGGCATCTTCCACGCCTACTACTCGGTCGCGCTGGCGCCGGCGGTGGCCGCCCTGGTGGGCATGGGCGCCACCGTACTGTGGCGGCTGCGCCGGCACCGGGCCGCGCTGCCGGTGCTCGCCGGGGTGCTGGCGGTCACCGCCGGCTGGTCCTGGGTGCTGCTCGGTCGCAGCGCACAGTGGCAGTCGTGGCTGCGACCCACCGTGCTGATCGCCGGGCTCGTCGCGGCGGTGCTGCTGGCCCTGCTCGGCTGGCTGACCGCGCGGGTGGCCGGTTCGCCGGGTTCGCGCTGGGCGGCCGGTGCGGTACTGGCGCTCGGCGTGCTCGCCGCGCTCGCCGGCCCGGTCGGCTACTCGATCGACACCGCGGCCACCGCCCACGCCGGGGCGATCCCGTCGGCCGGTCCCGCCGCCGGCGGTGCCGGGTTCGGCGGGCGCGGTGGTCCGGGTGGCGGCCGGATGCCCGGCGGCGCCGGTGGCCCGTTCGCGGGTGGCGGGAACCAGGGCGCTTTCCCCGGTGCCGGCGGCCCGGCCGGCGGGAACCAGGGTGCTTTCCCCGGTGGCGGGAACCGGGGCGGTGCCGTTCCCGGCGGTGGCACCCGAGGCGGCGCTCCGGGCGCGACCGTGCCACGGGGCGCGGCCGGTGGTCCCGGTGGCGGCATGGGCGGACTGCTCGATGCCCGTACGCCCAGTGCCGAGATGGTCGCGCTGCTCAAGCAGGACCGGGACCGGTACACCTGGGTCGCGGCGACGATCGGCTCGAACAACGCCGCCGGATACCAGCTCGCCACCGGTGACCCGGTGATGGCGATCGGCGGCTTCAACGGCAGCGACCCGTCGCCCACGCTCGCCCGATTCCAGGAGTACGTCCGAGCCGGGAAGATCCACTACTACCTCGGTGGCCAGGGCTTCCGGGCCAACGGCGGCAGCCAGGCGGCGCAGGAGATCGCCACCTGGGTCACCGGGAACTTCACCGCGAGCACCGTCGACGGAACCACCGTCTACGACCTGAGCACCGGCCGGGAGGGCTGA
- a CDS encoding bifunctional glycosyltransferase family 2/GtrA family protein, with translation MRQQRAPGPSTALLDVVIPVHNEEIDLAPCVRRLHAYLDESFPYPFRITIADNASVDGTLAVARELVETLPGVGVLHLDRKGRGLALRTAWSGSDAPVLAYMDVDLSTDLAALLPLVAPLISGHSDLAVGTRLGRGSRVVRGAKREIISRSYNLLLRGTLAARFSDAQCGFKAIRRDVAERLLPLVRDTGWFFDTELLVLAQRAGLRIHEVPVDWIDDPDSRVDIIATALADLRGIWRLATGALSLTEVRAQLGRAPLAAPAGPVPAGLPRQLLRFAAVGLASTLAYVTLYALLRTGIGAQPANLLALLVTAVANTAANRRLTFGISGRRHVARHHLQGLVVFAVGVGLTSSALALLPHLVAHPPRSVELFVLVGANLVATVVRFLLLRIWLFHRRATGEGG, from the coding sequence CTGCGTCAACAGCGGGCACCGGGACCGTCGACCGCCCTACTGGACGTGGTCATCCCGGTCCACAACGAGGAGATCGACCTCGCCCCGTGCGTACGGCGGCTGCACGCGTACCTGGACGAGTCGTTTCCGTACCCGTTCCGGATCACCATCGCGGACAACGCCAGTGTGGACGGCACCCTCGCGGTGGCCCGGGAGCTGGTGGAGACGTTGCCGGGCGTCGGCGTACTGCATCTCGACCGCAAGGGGCGCGGCCTGGCCCTGCGGACGGCCTGGTCCGGGTCGGACGCGCCGGTGCTGGCCTACATGGACGTCGACCTCTCCACCGACCTCGCCGCGCTGCTGCCGCTGGTCGCACCGCTGATCTCGGGCCACTCGGACCTGGCCGTGGGGACCCGGCTGGGGCGCGGGTCGCGGGTGGTCCGGGGCGCCAAGCGGGAGATCATCTCGCGGAGCTACAACCTGCTGTTACGGGGCACGCTCGCGGCCCGGTTCTCCGACGCCCAGTGCGGCTTCAAGGCCATTCGCCGGGATGTCGCCGAGCGACTGCTGCCGCTGGTCCGCGACACCGGCTGGTTCTTCGACACCGAGCTGCTGGTGCTGGCCCAGCGGGCCGGGCTGCGCATCCACGAGGTTCCGGTCGACTGGATCGACGACCCGGACAGCCGGGTCGACATCATCGCCACCGCCCTGGCCGACCTGCGCGGAATCTGGCGGCTGGCGACCGGCGCACTCTCACTGACCGAGGTACGCGCACAGCTCGGCCGTGCACCTCTCGCCGCCCCGGCCGGTCCGGTGCCGGCCGGCCTGCCCCGGCAACTGCTCCGGTTCGCCGCCGTCGGGCTCGCCAGCACCCTCGCCTACGTCACGCTGTACGCGTTGCTGCGTACCGGCATCGGCGCGCAGCCGGCGAACCTGCTGGCGCTGCTCGTCACGGCCGTGGCGAACACCGCCGCGAACCGGCGGCTCACCTTCGGCATCAGCGGCCGGCGTCACGTCGCCCGGCACCACCTGCAAGGGTTGGTGGTGTTCGCCGTCGGTGTCGGCCTGACCAGCAGCGCGCTCGCGCTGCTGCCCCACCTGGTCGCCCATCCGCCGCGCTCGGTGGAGCTGTTCGTGCTGGTCGGGGCGAACCTGGTCGCGACGGTGGTCCGGTTCCTCCTGCTCCGAATCTGGCTGTTCCACCGCCGAGCAACGGGCGAGGGCGGCTGA
- a CDS encoding dipeptidase yields the protein MLDSAKRYTGYTAYDYLEPGKDYRVFKYAEQISRVPAYQGLELSDSQRERTVRLLTDEIVISLHDHVQVFPQDMGQLREHIRQGREPTGYQGLARSGMTAVFDNGMDGTCCISSDAGWKYQDVLFDLGVRMADLAHQDYVIKAESLRDIHRAHETGRLAHVFALEAATPIENEVDRLDVLYGFGVRQIGIAYSEANYLGSGLKERGDGGLTYFGERAVERMNKLGFAIDISHSGDRTALDVINYSTKPVLITHCGSREVWPTNRMKPDALIKACAERGGVIGIEAAPHTTLSEAHPFHSLESVMDHFTHLVDKIGIDHVTFGPDTLFGDHVGLHTAFSGNLSISQAHGHVEHPKVEYVDGLENPAECFYNIIGWLVSHDYSDDEIRKVVGGNTIRVLEEVWV from the coding sequence ATGCTTGACAGCGCAAAGCGATACACCGGTTACACCGCGTATGACTACCTGGAGCCGGGCAAGGACTACCGGGTCTTCAAGTACGCCGAACAGATCAGCCGTGTCCCCGCCTACCAGGGCCTGGAGCTGTCGGACAGCCAGCGGGAACGAACCGTTCGGCTACTCACCGACGAAATCGTGATCTCGCTGCACGACCACGTCCAGGTTTTCCCCCAGGACATGGGCCAGCTCCGCGAGCACATCCGGCAGGGCCGCGAACCCACCGGCTACCAGGGCCTGGCCCGCTCCGGCATGACCGCGGTCTTCGACAACGGCATGGACGGCACCTGCTGCATCTCCAGCGACGCCGGCTGGAAGTACCAGGACGTACTCTTCGACCTCGGTGTCCGGATGGCCGACCTGGCCCACCAGGACTACGTCATCAAGGCCGAGTCGCTGCGGGACATCCACCGGGCGCACGAGACCGGCCGGCTGGCCCACGTCTTCGCGCTGGAGGCGGCCACCCCGATCGAAAACGAGGTCGACCGGCTCGACGTGCTGTACGGCTTCGGCGTACGGCAGATCGGGATCGCCTACTCCGAGGCGAACTACCTCGGCAGCGGGCTCAAGGAGCGGGGCGACGGCGGCCTGACGTACTTCGGCGAGCGGGCCGTGGAACGGATGAACAAGCTCGGCTTCGCCATCGACATCTCGCACTCCGGTGACCGCACCGCGCTGGATGTCATCAACTACTCCACGAAGCCGGTCCTGATCACCCACTGCGGCTCCCGCGAGGTGTGGCCGACCAACCGGATGAAGCCGGACGCCCTCATCAAGGCGTGTGCCGAGCGTGGTGGCGTGATCGGCATCGAGGCCGCCCCGCACACCACCCTGTCCGAGGCGCACCCGTTCCACTCGCTCGAATCGGTGATGGACCACTTCACCCACCTGGTCGACAAGATCGGCATCGACCACGTGACGTTCGGCCCGGACACCCTGTTCGGCGACCACGTCGGGCTGCACACCGCCTTCTCGGGCAACCTGTCCATCTCTCAGGCGCACGGCCATGTCGAGCACCCGAAGGTGGAGTACGTAGACGGCCTGGAGAACCCGGCCGAGTGCTTTTACAACATCATCGGATGGCTGGTCAGCCACGACTACTCGGACGACGAGATCCGCAAGGTCGTGGGCGGCAACACCATCCGTGTCCTTGAGGAGGTCTGGGTCTAG
- a CDS encoding ABC transporter permease, which translates to MTTAATAPVGPLETVATDQVTAARATWSAFRRNPLGLASVAILAVLVIVGVCAPLITASPSGYGDQVLQAPSGAHWFGTDNLGRDIFAEVVWGARLSIVVAALSSALAIVLGVLVAVLGAYFPRADTLIGTIVDLCLSLPVLPLMILVAALAGPSLVTLVLVIAFFSWPEVTRVVRSQALSVVRLPYMDAARLTGGSHVWIIRKHLLPAVAPVIVVSVVLTASRAVLSAAGLAFLGLGDPNSWSWGRILYEAQQSGAMSSAWWTTLFPSLAMLALVVSATLISIAYNDARNPRTRED; encoded by the coding sequence TTGACCACCGCGGCCACCGCACCCGTCGGGCCACTGGAGACCGTCGCCACCGACCAGGTCACCGCGGCCCGAGCCACCTGGTCGGCGTTCCGGCGCAACCCGCTCGGCCTGGCCTCCGTCGCCATCCTGGCCGTACTCGTGATCGTCGGCGTCTGCGCGCCGCTGATCACCGCCTCCCCGTCCGGGTACGGCGACCAGGTGCTCCAGGCCCCGTCCGGGGCACACTGGTTCGGCACCGACAACCTCGGCCGGGACATCTTCGCCGAGGTGGTCTGGGGAGCCCGGCTCAGCATCGTGGTCGCCGCGCTCTCCTCCGCGCTCGCGATAGTGCTCGGCGTACTGGTCGCGGTGCTCGGTGCCTACTTTCCCCGGGCGGACACGCTCATCGGCACCATCGTCGACCTCTGCCTGTCCCTGCCGGTGCTGCCGCTGATGATCCTGGTCGCCGCGCTGGCCGGGCCGAGCCTGGTCACCCTGGTCCTGGTCATCGCGTTCTTCTCCTGGCCAGAGGTGACCCGGGTGGTCCGGTCCCAGGCACTGTCGGTGGTCCGGTTGCCGTACATGGACGCGGCGAGGCTCACCGGCGGATCACACGTCTGGATCATCCGCAAGCACCTGCTGCCCGCGGTCGCCCCGGTGATCGTGGTGTCGGTGGTGCTGACCGCGTCGCGGGCCGTACTGTCCGCGGCCGGCCTGGCGTTCCTCGGGCTCGGCGACCCGAACAGCTGGTCCTGGGGTCGGATCCTGTACGAGGCCCAGCAGTCCGGCGCCATGTCCAGCGCCTGGTGGACCACACTCTTCCCATCGCTGGCCATGCTCGCCCTGGTCGTCTCGGCCACCCTCATCTCCATCGCGTACAACGACGCGCGCAACCCCCGTACCCGGGAGGACTAG
- a CDS encoding ABC transporter permease — protein sequence MPQVVRFAVRRLGRGVLTLWFAATVTFLLLRLLPGDPALAVASPNMTPEARQILLSQYGLDQPLLTQYGKFLWQLLHGNLGISFTQQISVTDVLLERLPWTLLLTISSLVVTVAVGIPLGVLAATRPRGFLDRLVQVGGVTGQSLFVPSVGIFLLFVFGLQLHWLPIGGAYSPGIYGAAWYGDVALHLILPCFSLVLVQLGSYVLTLRSTLIESLGEDYCVLARAKGLPNRKVVWKHGLRNALLPTTTLVGLQLGFLVGGAVLTETVFAYPGIGRGIYEAVTQLDFPVLQGAFVLLAATVVVANVLTDLAYGLLDPRVRTS from the coding sequence ATGCCGCAGGTTGTCCGATTCGCGGTGCGCAGACTGGGTAGGGGAGTGCTGACCCTGTGGTTCGCTGCCACGGTCACCTTCCTCCTGCTCCGGCTGCTGCCGGGTGACCCCGCGCTGGCGGTGGCCAGCCCGAACATGACTCCGGAAGCGCGCCAGATCCTGCTGTCGCAGTACGGTCTGGACCAGCCGCTGCTCACCCAGTACGGCAAGTTCCTGTGGCAGCTGCTGCACGGCAACCTGGGGATCTCGTTCACCCAGCAGATCTCGGTCACGGACGTGCTCCTGGAGCGCCTGCCGTGGACCCTGCTGCTGACCATCTCGTCACTGGTGGTGACGGTCGCCGTCGGCATCCCCCTGGGGGTGCTGGCGGCGACCCGCCCACGCGGTTTCCTGGACCGACTGGTCCAGGTGGGCGGCGTGACCGGGCAGTCGCTGTTCGTCCCGAGCGTGGGCATCTTCCTGCTCTTCGTCTTCGGGCTGCAACTGCACTGGCTGCCCATCGGCGGCGCGTACAGCCCCGGGATCTACGGCGCCGCCTGGTACGGCGACGTCGCCCTGCACCTGATCCTGCCCTGCTTCAGCCTGGTCCTGGTGCAACTCGGCTCGTACGTGCTGACCCTGCGCTCCACCCTGATCGAGTCCCTCGGCGAGGACTACTGCGTACTCGCCCGCGCCAAGGGACTGCCCAACCGAAAGGTGGTCTGGAAACACGGGCTGCGCAACGCTTTGCTGCCCACCACCACCCTGGTCGGGCTGCAACTCGGCTTCCTCGTCGGCGGGGCGGTGCTGACCGAGACCGTCTTCGCCTACCCCGGCATCGGCCGGGGCATCTACGAGGCGGTGACCCAGCTCGACTTCCCGGTCCTACAGGGCGCGTTCGTGCTGCTGGCCGCCACCGTGGTGGTCGCCAACGTGCTGACCGACCTCGCCTACGGACTGCTCGACCCGAGAGTGAGGACGTCTTGA
- a CDS encoding ABC transporter ATP-binding protein, with protein sequence MRHPPDAALHVRGLSVTFGTRRGPVPAVVDVDLDVAPGELVALLGESGSGKSAAARAMMGLSAPNATVTADRLRLGDTDLLALPDRQRREVLGNRMSMVFQDALSALNPVLSIGDQLGELFRTHRQASRKQARAAAIELLGQVGIPAPSSRVDDYPHQFSGGMRQRILIAMAIALRPELVIADEPTTALDVTVQAQILELLDGLRRDLNMAVLLITHDLGVVSEVADRVMVMYAGRVVEAGSADDLLSRPSHPYTEALLRSVPQAEHRGRDLYAIPGSPPSPAHQPGGCPFHPRCDRVIDRCRTERPVLTVVSAGRTAACHRSEEVRHAAVLG encoded by the coding sequence ATGCGTCACCCGCCCGACGCCGCGTTGCACGTACGCGGCCTCTCGGTAACTTTCGGCACCCGCCGTGGGCCCGTACCCGCCGTCGTCGACGTCGACCTCGACGTCGCCCCCGGCGAACTGGTGGCCCTGCTCGGTGAATCCGGCTCCGGCAAATCGGCCGCCGCCCGCGCCATGATGGGGCTGTCCGCCCCCAACGCCACCGTCACCGCCGACCGGCTCCGGCTCGGCGACACGGACCTGCTCGCGCTGCCGGACCGGCAACGCCGCGAGGTCCTGGGCAACCGGATGAGCATGGTTTTCCAGGACGCGCTGTCCGCGCTGAACCCGGTACTGTCCATCGGCGACCAGCTCGGCGAGCTGTTCCGCACCCACCGGCAGGCGTCCCGCAAGCAGGCCCGCGCGGCCGCGATCGAACTGCTCGGCCAGGTCGGCATCCCGGCACCGTCCAGCCGGGTCGACGACTACCCGCACCAGTTCTCCGGCGGCATGCGGCAACGCATCCTGATCGCGATGGCGATCGCGCTCCGCCCCGAACTGGTCATCGCCGACGAGCCGACGACCGCGCTGGACGTGACCGTGCAGGCGCAGATCCTCGAACTCCTCGACGGACTGCGCCGCGACCTGAACATGGCCGTCCTGCTGATCACCCACGACCTGGGGGTGGTCTCCGAGGTCGCCGACCGGGTGATGGTCATGTACGCCGGCCGGGTGGTCGAGGCCGGTAGCGCCGACGACCTGCTCAGCCGCCCGTCGCACCCGTACACCGAGGCGCTGTTGCGCTCGGTCCCGCAGGCCGAACACCGGGGCCGGGACCTGTACGCCATTCCCGGCAGCCCACCCAGCCCGGCCCACCAGCCGGGCGGCTGCCCGTTCCACCCCCGGTGCGATCGCGTGATCGACCGCTGCCGGACCGAGCGCCCCGTGCTCACCGTCGTCTCCGCCGGCCGTACCGCGGCCTGCCACCGCAGCGAGGAGGTACGCCATGCCGCCGTCCTCGGGTGA